A single region of the Halorussus gelatinilyticus genome encodes:
- a CDS encoding Gfo/Idh/MocA family protein, with protein sequence MGANLTEPVRIGIVGAGNRGRNHAARYETIPGTEVVAVADVDEPKAQALAERYGAESYPAHAAMLAESDLDAVNVCVHATLHADIAVDALEAGAAVFCEKPMADDYAAARRMADAADRTGNALAVQNQLLYTKETLAAKSLADAGALGEVYHGTAARSPGLAFSGEGHPEAVPLGARRRGTPYVDGYGSPAFLDESAAGGGVVLDLGSYTVGQLLYLMGSAKRSAGDTAGDASPADRSSALEIPEVERVRAETFRTVPDRFERTADADRGEQASEYRRRIDETGYDVEDVAVAFVTLADGSVLSVRTSWSRYMEGESSALVGTRGGVRLDPFEYYATVGDVEMRASADLEEYLFRRQYLRGERGEAAYDAGLWADPLYHWVADLLGHREAPPTADLALESMAVTDGIYRSADLGREVTREEIVAPGDAED encoded by the coding sequence ATGGGAGCGAACCTCACCGAACCAGTCCGAATCGGTATCGTCGGCGCGGGCAATCGCGGCCGGAACCACGCGGCGCGCTACGAGACGATTCCCGGCACGGAAGTCGTCGCCGTCGCGGACGTGGACGAACCCAAAGCGCAGGCGCTCGCCGAGCGGTACGGCGCGGAGAGCTACCCGGCCCACGCCGCGATGCTCGCCGAGTCGGACCTCGACGCGGTGAACGTCTGCGTCCACGCGACCCTGCACGCCGACATCGCGGTGGACGCCCTCGAAGCGGGCGCGGCCGTCTTCTGCGAGAAGCCGATGGCCGACGACTACGCCGCGGCCCGGCGGATGGCCGACGCCGCCGACCGGACCGGCAACGCGCTCGCGGTCCAGAACCAGTTGCTCTACACGAAGGAGACGCTGGCCGCGAAGTCGCTGGCCGACGCCGGGGCGCTCGGTGAAGTGTACCACGGCACCGCGGCCCGGTCGCCGGGGCTGGCGTTCTCTGGCGAGGGCCACCCCGAGGCGGTTCCGCTCGGAGCGCGCCGCCGCGGGACGCCCTACGTGGACGGTTACGGGTCGCCGGCGTTCCTCGACGAGTCGGCGGCGGGCGGCGGCGTCGTCCTCGACCTTGGGAGCTACACCGTCGGGCAACTGCTCTACCTGATGGGGTCGGCGAAGCGGTCGGCGGGCGATACGGCGGGCGACGCGTCGCCCGCCGACCGCTCGTCCGCCCTCGAAATTCCCGAAGTCGAGCGCGTCCGGGCCGAGACGTTCCGGACCGTGCCCGACCGGTTCGAGCGAACGGCCGACGCCGACCGCGGCGAGCAGGCCAGCGAGTACCGGCGCCGCATCGACGAGACCGGGTACGACGTGGAGGACGTGGCCGTCGCCTTCGTCACCTTGGCGGACGGGTCGGTCCTCTCGGTCCGGACGAGTTGGTCGCGCTACATGGAGGGCGAGTCGAGCGCCCTCGTCGGCACCCGCGGCGGCGTCCGCTTGGACCCCTTCGAGTACTACGCGACGGTCGGCGACGTGGAGATGCGCGCCAGCGCCGACCTCGAAGAGTACCTGTTCCGCCGTCAGTACCTCCGGGGCGAGCGGGGCGAAGCGGCCTACGACGCCGGGTTGTGGGCCGACCCGCTCTACCACTGGGTCGCGGACCTGCTGGGCCACCGCGAGGCCCCGCCGACCGCCGACCTCGCGCTGGAGTCGATGGCCGTCACCGACGGCATCTACCGCTCGGCGGACCTCGGCCGGGAGGTGACGCGGGAGGAAATCGTGGCTCCCGGCGACGCCGAGGACTGA
- a CDS encoding AMP-dependent synthetase/ligase, with translation MEWRDAEREYDDEVVGRSTMSRLFEESAARHENRPAQQYKGGVYDRTLVGSAVTAAADGEFRSLSYAEMRDIVRSLSAGFRELGVEADDRVGIFADTRMEWAQADFGLLAAGAVVTTVYRGSSPSQVEYLLGDPDADGVVVENAELLDRVVRVQDSLDLDFAVVMDELGSDGEATADDADFEVHTLGDLYERGSEAFDSEEYESWLDSRDPEDLATLIYTSGTTGQPKGVELTHWNFRSNVNQCYRRFGPRPDKGDLPVIDENASTVSFLPLAHVLERLAGHFLMFAAGATVAYAEDPETLQEDFQKVEPTTGTSVPRVYERMYDAIREQAESSPVSERLFEWATEVGREYFETESPGMALRAKRAVADKLVFRKVRNGLGGNIDFLISGGGSLSPELCALYHGMGLPILEGYGLTETAPVVAVNPPEEPKAGTIGTPVVDEEVRVDSSVVGEDTFEDSDGEVGELLVRGPNVTDGYWEMPDATDRAFVGDDELDGSGDGDAADGDAGSAQSRGDGGDSGGRWFRTGDIVELRPDDYIEFRERAKELLVLSTGKNVAPGPIEDAFAASDVVEQVVVVGDGHKFVSALVVPNFEGVRKRAESEGIALPDDDRELTRHETVREWMDEEVDAVNERFESHEQIKQFRVVGEEFTEDNDLLTPTMKKKRRNILERFADEIDAIYGREYEEA, from the coding sequence ATGGAGTGGCGTGATGCCGAACGGGAGTACGACGACGAAGTGGTCGGCCGGTCCACGATGTCGCGGCTGTTCGAGGAGAGCGCGGCCCGACACGAGAACCGTCCGGCACAGCAGTACAAGGGCGGGGTGTACGACCGAACGCTCGTCGGGTCGGCCGTCACCGCGGCCGCCGACGGGGAGTTTCGGTCGCTCTCGTACGCAGAGATGCGCGACATCGTCCGGTCGCTCTCGGCCGGGTTCCGCGAGTTGGGCGTCGAAGCGGACGACCGCGTGGGCATCTTCGCCGACACGCGGATGGAGTGGGCGCAGGCGGACTTCGGCCTGCTGGCGGCCGGCGCGGTCGTGACGACGGTCTACCGCGGGTCGTCGCCGAGTCAGGTCGAGTACCTGCTGGGCGACCCGGACGCCGACGGCGTGGTCGTGGAGAACGCCGAACTGCTCGACAGGGTCGTCCGAGTGCAGGACTCGCTGGACCTCGACTTCGCGGTCGTGATGGACGAACTCGGCTCCGACGGCGAGGCCACCGCCGACGACGCCGACTTCGAGGTCCACACGCTCGGCGACCTCTACGAGCGCGGGAGCGAGGCGTTCGACTCGGAGGAGTACGAGTCGTGGCTCGATTCGCGGGACCCCGAGGACCTCGCCACGCTCATCTACACCTCCGGCACGACGGGCCAACCGAAGGGCGTCGAACTCACCCACTGGAACTTCCGGTCGAACGTCAACCAGTGTTACCGGCGCTTCGGTCCCCGACCCGACAAGGGCGACCTGCCGGTCATCGACGAGAACGCCAGCACGGTCTCGTTCCTGCCGCTCGCGCACGTCCTCGAACGACTCGCGGGCCACTTCCTGATGTTCGCGGCGGGCGCGACGGTGGCCTACGCCGAGGACCCCGAGACCCTACAGGAGGACTTCCAGAAGGTCGAACCGACCACCGGCACCAGCGTCCCGCGCGTCTACGAACGCATGTACGACGCCATCCGCGAGCAGGCCGAGTCCTCGCCGGTCTCCGAGCGCCTCTTCGAGTGGGCCACCGAGGTCGGCCGCGAGTACTTCGAGACCGAGAGTCCGGGGATGGCGCTCCGGGCCAAGCGCGCCGTCGCGGACAAACTCGTCTTCCGGAAGGTCCGGAACGGACTCGGCGGGAACATCGACTTCCTCATCAGCGGCGGCGGGAGCCTCTCGCCCGAACTCTGTGCGCTGTATCACGGGATGGGGCTGCCGATTCTGGAGGGGTACGGCCTGACCGAGACCGCGCCCGTCGTCGCGGTCAACCCGCCCGAAGAGCCGAAGGCCGGCACCATCGGGACACCCGTGGTGGACGAGGAGGTGCGAGTCGATAGCTCGGTCGTCGGCGAGGACACCTTCGAGGACTCGGACGGCGAGGTCGGGGAGTTGCTCGTCCGGGGACCGAACGTCACCGACGGCTACTGGGAGATGCCCGACGCGACCGACCGGGCGTTCGTCGGCGACGACGAACTCGACGGGAGCGGCGACGGCGACGCGGCGGACGGCGACGCCGGTTCTGCGCAGAGTCGCGGCGACGGCGGCGACTCGGGTGGACGGTGGTTCCGAACCGGCGACATCGTGGAACTGCGACCCGACGACTACATCGAGTTCCGCGAGCGCGCCAAGGAACTGCTGGTCCTCTCGACCGGGAAGAACGTCGCGCCCGGTCCCATCGAGGACGCCTTCGCGGCCAGCGACGTCGTGGAGCAGGTGGTCGTCGTCGGCGACGGCCACAAGTTCGTCTCCGCCCTCGTCGTTCCGAACTTCGAGGGCGTTCGGAAGCGCGCCGAGAGCGAGGGCATCGCGTTGCCCGACGACGACCGGGAACTCACCCGCCACGAGACGGTCCGCGAGTGGATGGACGAGGAGGTGGACGCGGTCAACGAACGCTTCGAGTCACACGAGCAGATAAAGCAGTTCCGCGTGGTCGGCGAGGAGTTCACCGAGGACAACGACCTACTGACGCCGACGATGAAGAAGAAGCGCCGCAACATCTTGGAGCGGTTCGCCGACGAGATAGACGCCATCTACGGGCGCGAGTACGAGGAAGCCTGA
- a CDS encoding SAM-dependent methyltransferase, whose product MTDAGLAERWGRESALYETFRSVALDLLATDERFRAARSEWAEFFVTSHGDALADVERDRPDAASERPEDELFVDSLYYDFVVDRVVAAAEREFDFRLANREPRANTDALSFGFRALHDRVVEEIDALAGDARIADERERRSETVADPIADALTAADLRVADADFLRTLYESVVSRELRLALGEYHTPRGVAELAVDALDVDDYEGATFLDPGCGSGVFPSVCIERKIAAMDDRSPEEILANVTSTVVGIDLNPVAVTSTKLHYLLSLLPVLEAADGEDAPREIELPVFLTDALGLTREDDLSLDGEAFDPAADYLVGNPPWIPWSRLPERVKARWRELDDDPDAPDLLPHEGAASRLGFANDDVSLPFVWVCIDRYLNDGGGASFVLKRAVSKGPAGKLLRTLRVGDRPLALSRVHDFDRLRPFGEQVGANAAVYALRADADPEFPVETTAWTEPEGSERSPDFSSADAMARSLDREATALVPVDEGDATSAWVRADAERAALGECAHRIRHGVKDDAQAVFSIDRERLADLEDEFVYPYVKSRHVVKYGLFGHELRLVPLRKANEDNEAELRDQYPKTYDYLESHRESLESRSSSWLDKGPFYNVFGLGDYTWSEYKVAWCRLGFKPHFAVVSTVEDEDVGEKPVVPGDHFMFVGTDSEAEAHFLCALLNSAPYQRSLRHVASEGKASLSKSVVSNLALPEWRATATQRRLADLSKEAHEIVPEHTDTSKRAYNRQTIPELESIQAEIDRLVEETLARDEDGEHPDAAFFRAESS is encoded by the coding sequence ATGACCGACGCCGGACTCGCCGAGCGGTGGGGCCGCGAGAGCGCGCTGTACGAGACGTTCCGAAGCGTCGCGTTGGACCTGCTGGCGACCGACGAGCGGTTTCGGGCCGCCCGGTCGGAGTGGGCGGAGTTCTTCGTGACCAGCCACGGCGACGCCCTCGCGGACGTGGAGCGCGACCGGCCGGACGCCGCGAGCGAGCGACCCGAGGACGAGTTGTTCGTGGACTCGCTGTACTACGACTTCGTGGTGGACCGCGTCGTCGCCGCCGCCGAGCGCGAGTTCGACTTCCGACTCGCCAACCGGGAACCGCGGGCGAACACCGACGCGCTGTCGTTCGGCTTTCGGGCGTTGCACGACCGCGTGGTCGAGGAAATCGACGCGCTCGCCGGCGATGCACGCATCGCCGACGAGCGCGAGCGACGGAGCGAGACCGTCGCCGACCCGATTGCGGACGCGCTCACCGCGGCCGACCTCCGGGTAGCCGACGCCGACTTCCTGCGGACGCTCTACGAGAGCGTCGTCTCCCGCGAGTTGCGCCTCGCGCTCGGGGAGTACCACACGCCGCGAGGGGTCGCCGAACTCGCGGTGGACGCCCTCGACGTGGACGACTACGAGGGCGCGACGTTCCTCGACCCCGGTTGCGGGTCCGGCGTCTTCCCCTCGGTCTGCATCGAGCGCAAAATCGCGGCGATGGACGACCGCTCTCCCGAGGAGATTCTGGCGAACGTTACGTCCACCGTCGTCGGTATCGACCTGAACCCCGTCGCGGTCACCAGCACGAAGTTGCACTACCTGCTCTCGCTGTTGCCGGTCCTCGAAGCGGCCGACGGCGAGGACGCGCCCCGAGAAATCGAACTCCCGGTCTTCCTGACCGACGCGCTCGGCCTGACCCGCGAGGACGACCTCTCGCTCGACGGCGAGGCCTTCGACCCCGCCGCCGACTACCTCGTCGGGAACCCTCCGTGGATTCCGTGGAGTCGCCTCCCCGAACGGGTGAAGGCCCGCTGGCGCGAGTTGGACGACGACCCCGACGCGCCCGACCTGCTCCCCCACGAGGGCGCGGCGTCCCGCCTCGGGTTCGCCAACGACGACGTGTCGCTGCCCTTCGTCTGGGTCTGCATCGACCGCTACCTGAACGACGGAGGCGGCGCGAGCTTCGTCCTCAAGCGCGCCGTCTCGAAGGGACCCGCGGGGAAGCTCCTCCGGACGCTCCGCGTCGGCGACCGACCGCTCGCGCTCTCCCGAGTCCACGACTTCGACCGACTCCGGCCCTTCGGCGAGCAGGTCGGTGCGAACGCCGCCGTCTACGCGCTCCGGGCCGACGCCGACCCCGAGTTCCCCGTCGAGACGACCGCGTGGACGGAACCCGAGGGGAGCGAGCGCTCTCCCGACTTCTCGTCGGCCGACGCGATGGCCCGGAGCCTCGACCGCGAGGCGACCGCGCTCGTCCCGGTGGACGAGGGGGACGCGACCTCGGCGTGGGTCCGGGCCGACGCCGAGCGCGCCGCGCTGGGCGAATGCGCCCACCGAATTCGCCACGGCGTCAAGGACGACGCCCAAGCCGTCTTCTCCATCGACCGCGAGCGGTTGGCCGACCTCGAAGACGAGTTCGTCTACCCCTACGTCAAGTCGCGCCACGTCGTCAAGTACGGCCTGTTCGGGCACGAGTTGCGCCTCGTGCCCCTCCGGAAGGCCAACGAGGACAACGAGGCGGAACTGCGCGACCAGTACCCGAAGACCTACGACTACCTCGAATCGCACCGAGAGAGCCTCGAATCCCGGTCGTCGTCGTGGCTCGACAAGGGACCGTTCTACAACGTCTTCGGACTCGGCGACTACACGTGGAGCGAGTACAAGGTCGCGTGGTGCCGGCTCGGATTCAAACCCCACTTCGCGGTCGTCTCGACCGTCGAGGACGAGGACGTGGGCGAGAAACCGGTCGTGCCCGGCGACCACTTCATGTTCGTCGGCACGGACAGCGAGGCGGAGGCCCACTTCCTCTGTGCCCTGCTCAACTCCGCGCCGTACCAGCGGTCGCTGAGACACGTCGCTTCCGAGGGGAAGGCCAGCCTCTCGAAGTCGGTCGTCTCGAACCTCGCGCTCCCCGAGTGGCGCGCCACGGCGACCCAGCGACGACTCGCCGACCTCTCGAAGGAGGCTCACGAAATCGTGCCCGAACACACCGACACCTCCAAGCGCGCCTACAACCGGCAGACGATTCCCGAACTGGAGTCGATACAGGCCGAAATCGACCGACTCGTGGAGGAGACGCTGGCGAGAGACGAGGACGGCGAGCATCCGGACGCTGCTTTCTTCCGAGCCGAAAGCTCTTGA
- a CDS encoding cation:proton antiporter domain-containing protein — protein MAAGSGANLVPIVAAIIGLGVVAQVLADRFQVPSVLFLILAGIVVGPEGLQLITPEAFGGALSAIVGLSVAIIVFEGAFHLTVEKLREAPSATIRLVTVGAVIAFVGTAVVVRYALDQPWDVSMLVGSLLVATGPTVITPILEVVPVRDRVAIALETEGVVNDVTAAILAVVTFEVVVLEDPTVNSVITDFASRLGIGILIGVVVAAVLWYLLRYVDLSPANAPQNARLMTLAGALVAFGTANTLAAEAGIAAVATAGILLGNADLPYKEDIEAFKGDITLLVLSFVFIALAALLQFDDLLALGVGGIIVTVAVALLIRPVGVLISTTGDRYTFGERLFMSGVGPRGIIPASVATLFAVQLQNANMTEAANVLVGTVFLVILATVVFEGGFARHIAEYLEVIPMRVLVIGGGKVGRALAERLEDRGENVVIVEKETDMVELARNEGFTVHKGDGSDTEVLRKAGAGNAKIVVAATGDDDVNLLVSQLADSKFDVETIIARANNPDNVDAFEDLGVRTISSSMATAWAIDNVIERPALSNWMTELGRSGDVQEIEVTADDLVGKTIAELDDELPNGVLIALVGRDGETEVPEENFTLQHGDHVTFLGRKESVHQAINRCHPRA, from the coding sequence GTGGCAGCAGGAAGTGGCGCGAATCTCGTCCCCATCGTCGCCGCAATCATCGGTCTGGGCGTCGTAGCGCAGGTGTTAGCCGACCGCTTTCAGGTGCCCAGCGTGCTGTTTCTCATCCTCGCTGGCATCGTCGTCGGGCCGGAGGGACTTCAGCTCATCACGCCCGAAGCGTTCGGAGGCGCGCTGTCGGCCATCGTCGGTCTCTCGGTGGCCATCATCGTCTTCGAGGGCGCGTTCCACCTCACCGTCGAGAAGTTGCGCGAGGCTCCCTCGGCGACGATTCGGCTCGTGACCGTCGGTGCCGTCATCGCGTTCGTCGGCACCGCGGTCGTGGTCCGGTACGCGCTCGACCAGCCGTGGGACGTGTCGATGCTCGTCGGGTCGCTGCTGGTCGCCACGGGTCCGACGGTCATCACGCCGATTCTGGAGGTCGTGCCGGTCCGGGACCGCGTGGCCATCGCCTTGGAGACCGAGGGCGTCGTCAACGACGTGACCGCGGCGATTCTGGCCGTCGTGACCTTCGAGGTCGTCGTTCTCGAAGACCCGACGGTGAACTCCGTCATCACGGACTTCGCCAGCAGACTCGGTATCGGTATCCTCATCGGCGTCGTCGTCGCCGCCGTCCTCTGGTACCTGCTCAGGTACGTGGACCTCTCGCCGGCCAACGCGCCCCAGAACGCGCGACTCATGACGCTCGCCGGTGCGCTGGTCGCGTTCGGTACCGCGAACACCTTGGCCGCGGAGGCCGGCATCGCGGCGGTCGCCACGGCCGGCATTCTGCTGGGGAACGCCGACCTCCCCTACAAGGAGGACATCGAGGCGTTCAAGGGCGACATCACCCTGCTGGTGCTGTCGTTCGTCTTCATCGCGCTCGCCGCGCTGCTCCAGTTCGACGACCTCCTCGCGCTCGGCGTCGGCGGCATCATCGTCACCGTCGCGGTCGCGCTGCTCATCCGTCCGGTCGGAGTCCTCATCTCGACCACGGGCGACCGCTACACGTTCGGCGAGCGGCTGTTCATGAGCGGGGTCGGTCCGCGGGGCATCATCCCCGCGTCGGTCGCCACCCTGTTCGCGGTGCAACTGCAGAACGCGAACATGACCGAGGCCGCGAACGTGCTCGTCGGGACGGTGTTCCTCGTCATCCTCGCGACGGTCGTGTTCGAGGGCGGCTTCGCCAGACACATCGCGGAATATCTCGAAGTGATACCCATGCGTGTACTCGTAATCGGAGGCGGGAAGGTAGGCCGCGCGCTCGCCGAACGCCTCGAAGACCGCGGCGAAAACGTCGTCATCGTGGAGAAAGAGACGGACATGGTAGAGCTCGCCCGCAACGAGGGCTTCACGGTCCACAAGGGCGACGGGAGCGACACCGAAGTCCTGCGGAAAGCGGGCGCGGGCAACGCGAAAATCGTCGTGGCCGCGACCGGCGACGACGACGTCAACCTGCTGGTCTCGCAACTCGCCGACTCGAAGTTCGACGTCGAGACCATCATCGCGCGGGCCAACAACCCCGACAACGTGGACGCGTTCGAGGACCTCGGGGTCCGCACCATCTCGTCGTCGATGGCGACCGCGTGGGCCATCGACAACGTCATCGAGCGCCCCGCGCTCTCGAACTGGATGACCGAACTCGGGCGCTCGGGCGACGTCCAAGAGATAGAGGTCACGGCCGACGACCTCGTGGGCAAGACCATCGCGGAACTGGACGACGAACTCCCGAACGGCGTCCTCATCGCGCTGGTCGGCCGCGACGGCGAGACCGAGGTTCCCGAGGAGAACTTCACGCTCCAGCACGGCGACCACGTCACCTTCCTCGGCCGGAAGGAGTCGGTCCATCAGGCCATCAACCGCTGTCACCCGCGGGCGTGA
- a CDS encoding PQQ-dependent sugar dehydrogenase — MSDNDENRINDENRIDDANRADDQHRANTSRRTVLQGVAAGSVVGLGGLAAGRDGGDAAARQETTTQQGGRDGFFEQGTEVGTQMVANGDLTAPTDFAVAQGQNQRQYVTDQTGQVYVITEDGLRDEPFVDITDRMVELGRFYGLYADAQQNYDERGLLGIDFHPNFQENRKFYLHYSAPPTDELRTINWDHIEVVSEFQATEDFSSGNPDSERQLLRIPSPQYNHDAGPMAFGPDGYLYVPMGDGGGANDNMYGHVPDWYDRNTGGNGQDIVHNLLGDVLRIDVDSEGEDTPYGIPEDNPFAGEAPGRDEIWAYGFRNPFGISFDSDGNMFVADAGQNLWEEADVVEKGGNYGWNVKEGTHCFSTERPSSPEAITDCPSNAPDQPYGGGPLRDPIVEFPHEYEGGWVGITVIGGHRYEQSTISGMQGKYVYGIWTEDPTRREPAGRILTADPPESFGQGGGTQTTAGGETTAGGETTTQEGALQDETTTTANETGTPTVEPAETENVEKAPAETGTPGDVTTTAGGGEDDVPPEGPQVVPRDELWEMRELQITGGFDWFVRMFGRGADGEIYVLVNKRGVPEGDTGAVLKLVPPGQGDAGQTTQADGETTQGAAETATQAGGETTTVDTDETTTAAQDR; from the coding sequence ATGAGCGACAACGACGAGAATCGAATCAACGACGAGAATCGAATCGACGATGCGAACCGAGCGGACGACCAGCACCGAGCGAACACCTCGCGCCGAACAGTCCTGCAGGGGGTCGCCGCCGGCTCCGTCGTCGGACTGGGCGGTCTCGCGGCCGGACGGGACGGCGGGGACGCGGCAGCCAGACAGGAGACGACGACACAGCAGGGCGGACGGGACGGTTTCTTCGAGCAGGGAACCGAAGTCGGGACGCAGATGGTCGCGAACGGCGACCTGACCGCGCCGACCGACTTCGCGGTCGCGCAGGGCCAGAACCAGCGCCAGTACGTCACGGACCAGACCGGACAGGTGTACGTCATCACGGAGGACGGCCTCCGGGACGAACCGTTCGTGGACATCACCGACCGGATGGTCGAACTGGGCCGGTTCTACGGCCTGTACGCCGACGCTCAGCAGAACTACGACGAGCGCGGACTGCTCGGCATCGACTTCCACCCGAACTTCCAGGAGAACCGGAAGTTCTACCTCCACTACAGCGCGCCGCCGACCGACGAACTGCGGACAATCAACTGGGACCACATCGAGGTCGTCTCGGAGTTCCAGGCGACCGAGGACTTCTCGTCGGGCAATCCGGACTCCGAGCGCCAACTGCTCCGCATCCCGTCGCCTCAGTACAACCACGACGCCGGGCCGATGGCGTTCGGACCGGACGGCTACCTCTACGTTCCGATGGGCGACGGCGGGGGCGCGAACGACAACATGTACGGCCACGTCCCCGACTGGTACGACCGCAACACGGGCGGCAACGGGCAGGACATCGTCCACAACCTGCTCGGCGACGTTCTCCGCATCGACGTAGACAGCGAAGGTGAGGACACGCCGTACGGAATCCCGGAGGACAACCCCTTCGCGGGCGAGGCACCGGGGCGAGACGAGATATGGGCCTACGGGTTCCGCAACCCGTTCGGCATCTCGTTCGACAGCGACGGAAACATGTTCGTCGCGGATGCGGGCCAGAACCTCTGGGAGGAGGCCGACGTGGTCGAGAAGGGCGGCAACTACGGGTGGAACGTCAAGGAGGGCACCCACTGCTTCAGCACGGAGCGACCTAGCAGTCCGGAGGCCATCACGGACTGCCCCTCGAACGCGCCCGACCAACCGTACGGCGGCGGACCGCTTCGGGACCCCATCGTCGAGTTCCCCCACGAGTACGAGGGCGGGTGGGTCGGTATCACCGTCATCGGCGGCCACCGCTACGAACAGTCGACCATCTCCGGCATGCAGGGCAAGTACGTCTACGGCATCTGGACCGAGGACCCGACCCGGCGGGAGCCCGCGGGCCGGATTCTGACCGCCGACCCGCCCGAGAGTTTCGGACAGGGCGGCGGGACGCAGACGACGGCGGGCGGCGAGACGACGGCGGGCGGCGAGACGACCACGCAGGAGGGCGCGCTTCAGGACGAGACCACCACGACCGCCAACGAGACCGGCACGCCGACGGTCGAACCGGCCGAGACCGAGAACGTCGAGAAGGCACCGGCCGAGACCGGCACGCCGGGCGACGTGACGACCACGGCCGGCGGCGGCGAGGACGACGTTCCGCCCGAAGGCCCGCAGGTCGTCCCGCGCGACGAACTCTGGGAGATGCGCGAACTCCAGATCACCGGCGGGTTCGACTGGTTCGTCCGCATGTTCGGTCGGGGCGCGGACGGCGAAATCTACGTCCTCGTGAACAAGCGCGGCGTCCCGGAGGGCGACACCGGCGCGGTGCTGAAGTTGGTGCCGCCCGGACAGGGCGACGCCGGACAGACCACGCAGGCGGACGGCGAGACGACGCAAGGAGCGGCGGAGACCGCGACCCAGGCAGGCGGCGAGACCACGACCGTCGATACCGACGAGACGACGACGGCCGCGCAGGACCGCTGA
- a CDS encoding thiolase family protein: MGDDTTPVIAKAVRTPQGKEDGVFADVRSEDLSVPLIDTILDETGLEGEHIDDLMWGCAQQREEQDNNVARVIALLSELGEGVPATTINRWCASSMQAIISASDAIRAGQRQAIIAGGVENMSRVPMSQSYGNVHPGIAEMYNVGELSMGMTAEKVAEEYDITREMQDEYALQSQQRAAEASESGRFDDEIVPVETEEGLVEEDEGIRPDTDLETLSELPTVFKGDGTVTPGNASQISDGASATLVTSEAFAEEHDLEILAHVGDNNVAGVDPTVMGIGPVPATRGLLERTDQSVEEFDLVELNEAFASQTVYSRDELGVDPEKFNVNGGAIALGHPLGASGARLPVTLIHEMQKRDADKGLATLCVGFGQGAAITFERK; this comes from the coding sequence ATGGGAGACGACACCACTCCAGTCATCGCCAAGGCGGTCCGAACGCCGCAGGGTAAAGAGGACGGCGTCTTCGCCGACGTCCGGAGCGAAGACCTCTCGGTGCCGCTCATCGACACCATCCTCGACGAGACGGGTCTCGAGGGCGAACACATCGACGACCTGATGTGGGGCTGTGCCCAGCAGCGCGAGGAGCAGGACAACAACGTCGCGCGAGTCATCGCGCTCCTCTCGGAGTTGGGCGAGGGCGTGCCCGCCACGACCATCAACCGCTGGTGCGCCTCCTCGATGCAGGCCATCATCAGCGCGAGCGACGCCATCCGGGCGGGTCAGCGGCAGGCCATCATCGCGGGCGGCGTCGAGAACATGAGTCGCGTGCCGATGAGCCAGAGCTACGGGAACGTCCACCCCGGAATCGCCGAGATGTACAACGTGGGCGAACTCTCGATGGGGATGACCGCCGAGAAGGTCGCCGAGGAGTACGACATCACTCGCGAGATGCAGGACGAGTACGCGCTCCAGAGCCAGCAGCGGGCGGCCGAGGCGTCCGAGTCGGGGCGGTTCGACGACGAAATCGTCCCCGTCGAGACCGAGGAGGGTCTCGTGGAGGAAGACGAGGGCATCCGACCGGACACCGACTTGGAGACGCTCTCGGAACTCCCGACGGTGTTCAAGGGCGACGGGACGGTCACGCCCGGCAACGCCTCCCAGATTTCCGACGGTGCGTCCGCGACCCTCGTCACGAGCGAGGCGTTCGCCGAAGAACACGACCTCGAAATCCTGGCTCACGTCGGCGACAACAACGTGGCGGGCGTGGACCCCACCGTGATGGGCATCGGGCCGGTCCCGGCGACTCGCGGTCTGCTGGAGCGCACCGACCAGTCCGTCGAAGAGTTCGACCTCGTGGAACTCAACGAGGCGTTCGCCAGCCAGACGGTCTACTCCCGCGACGAACTCGGCGTCGATCCCGAGAAGTTCAACGTCAACGGCGGCGCCATCGCGCTCGGCCACCCGCTCGGGGCGTCCGGCGCGCGCCTGCCCGTGACGCTGATTCACGAGATGCAGAAGCGCGACGCCGACAAGGGTCTGGCGACGCTCTGCGTCGGATTCGGTCAGGGTGCGGCGATTACGTTCGAGCGGAAGTAA